From Pseudomonas saponiphila, a single genomic window includes:
- a CDS encoding class I SAM-dependent methyltransferase, with the protein MSNVVALSQYFTPAWVAEALVRKHFADLGSNDFVIEPTCGPGRFLEAIPQHVPAVGIEIDPELAEMARQRTGRTIITGDIRDVSFPERPTVFIGNPPFKTSLFDAFLDRAAKAMEMGGRIGMILPTYFLQTASRVARYNQTWALQQEMIPRNIYQGLEKPLCFCLFRKDEQRLMVGFSLYHEQEFVSQLPAEAQEALIAGRASWATLVREAVEQLGGVAHLSEIYDYVADRRPTQNPNWKEQIRKVCQLNAKRVDRGQYSFDFAA; encoded by the coding sequence ATGAGCAACGTCGTCGCACTCTCACAGTATTTCACCCCTGCATGGGTTGCAGAGGCGCTGGTGCGCAAGCACTTTGCAGACCTTGGGTCGAATGACTTCGTGATTGAGCCCACCTGTGGGCCTGGCCGTTTCCTTGAGGCCATTCCGCAGCATGTGCCGGCAGTTGGGATCGAGATCGATCCGGAGCTCGCCGAGATGGCGCGTCAGCGCACCGGCCGGACCATCATCACCGGCGATATTCGTGATGTGTCGTTTCCAGAGCGCCCCACGGTTTTCATTGGCAATCCGCCGTTCAAAACCTCGCTCTTCGATGCGTTCCTGGACCGGGCAGCAAAGGCGATGGAGATGGGGGGACGGATTGGCATGATCTTGCCCACCTATTTCCTTCAAACCGCAAGCCGAGTCGCCCGCTACAACCAGACTTGGGCTCTCCAGCAGGAAATGATCCCCCGGAACATTTACCAAGGCCTGGAGAAACCCCTCTGCTTCTGCCTCTTCCGCAAGGACGAGCAGCGCCTGATGGTCGGCTTTAGCCTCTACCACGAGCAGGAATTCGTCAGTCAGCTCCCTGCTGAAGCTCAGGAGGCCTTGATTGCGGGCCGGGCCTCTTGGGCGACTCTGGTGCGCGAGGCCGTAGAGCAGCTCGGCGGTGTGGCTCATTTGTCTGAAATCTACGACTACGTTGCCGATCGACGCCCCACTCAGAACCCGAACTGGAAAGAGCAGATTCGCAAAGTCTGCCAGCTCAACGCTAAGCGTGTGGATCGAGGCCAGTACAGCTTCGACTTCGCGGCCTAA
- a CDS encoding class I SAM-dependent methyltransferase produces MAAPKNAGTLRYFLDGNEVTGSLGSTFSLSGAINSLNSDFWGRALALTDILESMPAEQRHAWYDQIKGNSCPDFEEGTVRSTLATLAAQRTQFVADRVDAIFRALSPDHKTNLPFGFSKRFIIAGMLDSYGYVDNRKADYISDLRQIIAKLTKREVKPHSRTNGVLSIIAARYPGRWVDIDGWALRVKLYKHAGTAHLEVHPDIAWRLNELLSTKYPQHIPSEIRKPSVRKVGSKPIQMLQRPLPFEVLNALSEARPSRKGGENLYWLPSAVDKFTAQEAGRVLAAIGGVFQKGGFYQFGYDPSSALDHIMLTGCIPEHRSHQYYPTPPSIAVQAVEFAEIEPWHSVLEPSAGQGGLADHIPAEMTTCVEISELHAKVLQAKGFANVINADFIEWAVSAPKFDRVVMNPPFSDGRAEHHLAVAASLLKPGGVLVAILPASFKTRDVLPGMQLEWGPIICNEFAGTSVSIVILKVTR; encoded by the coding sequence TGGGCAGCACGTTCTCACTGAGTGGCGCGATCAACTCCCTGAACAGTGACTTCTGGGGGCGAGCCCTGGCCCTGACCGATATTCTGGAGTCCATGCCTGCCGAGCAGCGGCACGCCTGGTATGACCAGATAAAGGGCAATTCATGCCCTGACTTTGAAGAAGGAACCGTCCGCAGCACCCTGGCAACTCTTGCGGCCCAGCGAACTCAGTTCGTGGCGGATCGTGTTGATGCCATATTCCGGGCGCTGAGCCCTGACCACAAAACGAACCTGCCCTTCGGATTTTCCAAGCGTTTTATCATCGCCGGCATGCTGGACTCCTATGGCTATGTTGATAACCGTAAGGCTGACTACATCTCGGACCTGCGGCAGATCATTGCCAAGCTGACCAAGCGCGAAGTCAAACCTCACTCGCGCACCAACGGCGTGCTTAGCATCATTGCTGCTCGCTACCCTGGCCGGTGGGTGGACATTGATGGCTGGGCCCTGCGGGTCAAGCTGTACAAGCACGCGGGCACTGCGCACCTGGAAGTTCATCCTGATATCGCCTGGCGGCTGAACGAACTGCTGAGCACGAAGTATCCGCAGCACATCCCGTCCGAGATTAGGAAGCCAAGTGTCCGCAAGGTTGGTTCGAAGCCCATCCAGATGCTTCAACGGCCGCTGCCCTTCGAGGTACTGAATGCCCTGAGCGAAGCAAGACCGTCGAGAAAAGGTGGTGAAAATCTATACTGGCTGCCAAGCGCGGTAGACAAATTCACCGCGCAAGAAGCAGGCCGGGTACTGGCAGCCATCGGTGGCGTCTTCCAGAAAGGCGGCTTCTACCAGTTCGGTTACGACCCCAGCAGCGCGCTCGATCACATCATGCTCACCGGCTGCATCCCTGAGCACCGGTCGCACCAGTATTACCCAACCCCGCCCTCGATTGCCGTTCAGGCGGTTGAGTTCGCAGAGATCGAACCTTGGCACTCGGTACTGGAGCCCAGCGCTGGGCAAGGCGGCCTCGCCGATCACATTCCTGCTGAGATGACCACCTGCGTCGAGATCAGCGAGCTGCACGCCAAAGTCCTCCAGGCGAAGGGTTTTGCCAACGTCATCAATGCGGACTTCATCGAGTGGGCTGTTTCGGCTCCGAAGTTTGATCGCGTAGTGATGAACCCGCCTTTCTCCGATGGGCGCGCGGAGCACCACCTGGCTGTCGCGGCTTCACTGCTGAAGCCGGGCGGTGTGTTGGTGGCCATCCTGCCGGCTTCGTTCAAGACCCGAGATGTCCTTCCGGGCATGCAACTGGAGTGGGGGCCGATCATATGCAATGAGTTTGCAGGCACCAGTGTCTCGATCGTGATCCTCAAAGTAACTCGGTGA
- a CDS encoding single-stranded DNA-binding protein produces the protein MARGVNKVILIGNVGGDPETRYLPNGNAVTNITLATTDSWKDKQTGQQQDRTEWHRVVFFGKLAEIAGEYLKKGGQCYIEGRLQTREWEKDGVKRYTTEIVVDMNGTLQLLGGRGGNSGDDAPRAQRPQREPQQAAPRQPAPASAQPAPDYDSFDDDIPFADPYRGARCLIQ, from the coding sequence ATGGCTCGGGGAGTAAACAAGGTCATTCTTATCGGCAACGTCGGCGGCGATCCGGAAACCCGCTATCTGCCCAATGGCAATGCGGTGACCAACATCACGCTGGCCACCACCGACAGCTGGAAGGACAAACAGACTGGTCAACAGCAGGACCGTACCGAGTGGCACCGCGTGGTGTTCTTCGGGAAGCTGGCCGAAATCGCTGGCGAGTACCTGAAGAAAGGCGGCCAGTGCTACATCGAAGGTCGCCTGCAAACCCGTGAGTGGGAGAAGGATGGCGTCAAGCGCTACACCACCGAAATCGTGGTGGACATGAATGGCACCCTGCAACTGCTCGGTGGTCGTGGTGGCAACTCCGGCGATGACGCACCCCGTGCCCAGCGCCCGCAGCGCGAACCGCAGCAAGCAGCTCCACGACAGCCAGCCCCTGCATCAGCGCAACCGGCACCGGATTACGACAGCTTCGATGACGACATCCCGTTTGCGGACCCCTACCGCGGCGCACGCTGCCTGATCCAGTAA